In one window of Microbacterium natoriense DNA:
- a CDS encoding DUF4166 domain-containing protein has protein sequence MRNVPQSPYARALGDRIDELHPRLRAYFQPVPEGKVGVGEGVFSYVGTTRRWLWPFLRLLERRGVVAACGEHDVPFRVVNRTVASRAIGTREFHFARGSWTMHDAVAVTRHGRVVDELGEPALVAACFDVDVQGGALALTSRAVGIRLGRLRVRAPRLLSPVVRLSESFDDEIDRQRVALTVDVPLIGRVYEYHGSFSYRLEEASS, from the coding sequence GTGAGGAACGTTCCACAGTCTCCGTATGCCAGGGCGCTGGGCGACCGGATCGATGAGCTGCACCCGCGTCTGCGCGCCTACTTCCAGCCGGTCCCGGAGGGGAAGGTCGGCGTCGGCGAGGGCGTCTTCTCGTACGTGGGAACGACTCGGCGCTGGCTGTGGCCGTTCCTTCGCCTGCTCGAGCGGCGCGGTGTGGTCGCGGCCTGCGGTGAGCACGACGTGCCGTTCCGTGTGGTGAACCGCACGGTGGCCTCTCGCGCGATCGGCACACGTGAGTTCCACTTCGCCCGCGGCTCCTGGACGATGCACGACGCCGTCGCGGTGACCCGCCACGGCCGCGTCGTCGACGAGCTCGGAGAACCCGCGCTGGTCGCCGCGTGCTTCGACGTCGATGTGCAGGGCGGCGCGCTCGCCCTCACGAGCAGGGCCGTCGGCATCCGTCTCGGCCGGCTCCGAGTGCGGGCTCCGCGCTTGCTCTCGCCGGTCGTCCGCCTCAGCGAGAGCTTCGACGACGAGATCGACCGGCAGCGCGTGGCGCTCACCGTCGACGTCCCCTTGATCGGCCGGGTGTACGAGTATCACGGGTCCTTCTCCTATCGCCTCGAGGAGGCATCGTCGTGA
- the pgi gene encoding glucose-6-phosphate isomerase has translation MNAPVDPTRTAAWSELTTLRDSFSPDLRGWFAADPDRAERLSLPLADLHVDLSKNLVTDDVLAALLRLAEETGVAGRYQAMFSGVHLNTTEDRAVLHTALRRPAGSSPALVVDGQDVDADVQGVLDSLSAFAARVRSGDWRGVTGKKVTHVVNIGIGGSDLGPVMVYEALKPYADAGIQARFVSNIDPTDLAQKTSDLDPETTLFIVASKTFTTLETLTNARLARDWLWAGLTAAGAIDDTDDARTDAVSHHFVAVSTALDKVAAFGINPVNAFGFWDWVGGRYSVDSAIGLSLAIALGPDVFRDLLAGFHAVDEHVRTTPLEKNVPVLMGLLNVWYVNFFGAQSHAVLPYAQQLSRFPAYLQQLTMESNGKSVRWDGSPVTTDTGEVFWGEPGTNGQHAFYQLIHQGTRLIPADFIAFVNPAYPLTDGGQDVHALFLANFLAQTKALAFGKTAEEVEAEGTTGALVAARTFAGNRPTTSIFAPALTPQVLGQLIALYEHITFTQGTIWGINSFDQWGVELGKQLAMQIAPAIEGDAAAIEAQDASTKALLAYYAANRKQ, from the coding sequence ATGAACGCTCCCGTCGATCCGACCCGCACTGCCGCCTGGTCCGAGCTCACCACCCTGCGCGACTCGTTCTCCCCCGACCTGCGCGGCTGGTTCGCCGCCGATCCCGACCGCGCAGAGCGCCTCTCGCTTCCCCTGGCCGACCTGCATGTGGACCTGTCGAAGAACCTGGTGACCGACGACGTCCTCGCCGCTCTCCTGCGCCTGGCCGAGGAGACCGGCGTCGCCGGGCGCTACCAGGCGATGTTCTCGGGTGTGCACCTCAACACGACCGAGGATCGCGCGGTGCTGCACACGGCACTTCGACGCCCGGCCGGCAGCTCCCCCGCCCTCGTCGTCGACGGCCAGGACGTGGACGCCGATGTGCAGGGCGTCCTCGACTCGCTGTCCGCGTTCGCGGCTCGCGTCCGGTCCGGCGACTGGCGCGGCGTCACCGGCAAGAAGGTCACGCACGTCGTCAACATCGGCATCGGCGGTTCCGATCTCGGGCCGGTCATGGTGTACGAAGCACTCAAGCCGTACGCGGATGCCGGCATCCAAGCCCGGTTCGTCTCGAACATCGACCCGACCGACCTCGCGCAGAAGACCAGTGATCTCGACCCCGAGACCACGCTGTTCATCGTGGCATCGAAGACGTTCACGACTCTCGAGACGCTCACCAACGCACGCCTCGCGCGCGACTGGCTGTGGGCCGGGCTGACCGCGGCCGGCGCGATCGACGACACCGACGACGCCCGCACCGACGCCGTCTCGCACCACTTCGTCGCCGTCTCGACCGCTCTCGACAAGGTCGCCGCCTTCGGCATCAACCCCGTCAACGCCTTCGGGTTCTGGGACTGGGTGGGCGGCCGCTACTCGGTCGACTCCGCGATCGGCCTGTCGCTCGCGATCGCGCTCGGCCCTGACGTGTTCCGCGACCTTCTCGCCGGCTTCCACGCCGTCGACGAGCACGTGCGCACCACGCCGCTCGAGAAGAACGTCCCCGTGCTGATGGGGCTCCTGAACGTCTGGTACGTGAACTTCTTCGGCGCCCAGTCGCACGCAGTGCTCCCCTACGCCCAGCAGCTCAGCCGCTTCCCCGCGTACCTGCAGCAGCTGACCATGGAGTCGAACGGCAAGTCCGTGCGCTGGGATGGCTCGCCCGTCACGACCGACACCGGAGAGGTGTTCTGGGGTGAACCGGGCACCAACGGTCAGCACGCGTTCTACCAGCTCATCCATCAGGGCACGCGGCTGATCCCCGCCGACTTCATCGCGTTCGTGAACCCGGCGTACCCGCTGACCGATGGCGGGCAGGATGTGCACGCGCTGTTCCTGGCGAACTTCCTCGCGCAGACCAAGGCACTCGCGTTCGGCAAGACTGCAGAGGAGGTCGAGGCCGAGGGCACCACGGGCGCCCTCGTCGCCGCCCGCACCTTCGCCGGCAACCGGCCGACCACGTCGATCTTCGCCCCGGCTCTCACCCCGCAGGTGCTCGGTCAGCTGATCGCTCTCTACGAGCACATCACGTTCACGCAGGGCACGATCTGGGGCATCAACTCCTTCGACCAGTGGGGCGTCGAGCTCGGCAAGCAGCTCGCCATGCAGATCGCCCCGGCGATCGAGGGCGACGCCGCGGCGATCGAGGCGCAGGATGCATCGACGAAGGCTCTGCTGGCGTACTACGCGGCGAACCGCAAGCAGTAG
- a CDS encoding PLDc N-terminal domain-containing protein, with amino-acid sequence MQLVFYLLVIALMIGALIDIITRDDSQVRFLPKMAWLIIVILLPLIGGLLWFAIGREYAEAGIRLPRMARREQHPPRTAAPAAPAVPVDTRTTEQQIADLDREIEEWRLREEIEKRKRDSTDS; translated from the coding sequence ATGCAGCTCGTGTTCTACCTTCTCGTCATCGCCTTGATGATCGGCGCCCTGATCGACATCATCACGCGTGACGATTCGCAGGTGCGCTTCCTGCCCAAGATGGCGTGGCTGATCATCGTGATCCTGTTGCCGCTCATCGGCGGCCTCCTGTGGTTCGCGATCGGCCGGGAGTACGCGGAGGCGGGGATCCGGCTCCCGCGCATGGCCCGACGCGAGCAGCATCCGCCTCGCACCGCGGCGCCTGCGGCGCCTGCCGTCCCCGTCGACACGCGCACCACCGAGCAGCAGATCGCCGACCTCGACCGCGAGATCGAGGAATGGCGGCTGCGCGAGGAGATCGAGAAGCGCAAACGCGACTCGACCGACAGCTAG
- a CDS encoding GNAT family N-acetyltransferase, translated as MAFLVSPAPVTLTGSLVELRPLDPSHADGLIDAVTEGDLWKNAWYTSVPSPDGVVAEIDRRISLIETGEMVPFTAFDATGRVLGMTSFYDLEADVPRLHIGYTWNRPSAHGTGTNAESKLLLMQHAFETLGVFRVGLTTQWVNFQSRAAIERLGAKQDGVMRAMSRYRNGALRDSVEFSIIEPEWPAVKANLEARLAKRR; from the coding sequence ATGGCATTCCTCGTCTCCCCCGCTCCCGTCACGCTCACCGGCTCCCTCGTCGAACTGCGCCCGCTCGACCCCTCGCATGCCGACGGACTGATCGACGCCGTGACCGAGGGAGACCTCTGGAAGAACGCCTGGTACACCTCGGTGCCGTCGCCTGACGGCGTGGTCGCGGAGATCGATCGCCGGATCTCTCTCATCGAGACCGGCGAGATGGTGCCGTTCACAGCCTTTGACGCGACCGGACGAGTGCTGGGGATGACGTCGTTCTACGACCTGGAGGCTGACGTTCCGCGGCTGCACATCGGGTACACCTGGAATCGCCCCTCCGCTCACGGCACCGGCACGAACGCGGAGTCGAAGCTGCTGCTCATGCAGCACGCCTTCGAGACGCTCGGTGTGTTCCGCGTGGGTCTCACGACGCAGTGGGTGAACTTCCAGTCGCGCGCCGCGATCGAGCGCCTGGGGGCCAAGCAGGACGGCGTGATGCGGGCCATGAGCCGCTACCGCAACGGCGCACTGCGCGACAGCGTCGAGTTCTCGATCATCGAGCCGGAGTGGCCCGCCGTGAAGGCGAACCTCGAAGCGCGCCTCGCGAAGAGGCGCTGA
- a CDS encoding NYN domain-containing protein: protein MAETTDARVAVYLDFDNIVISWYDRVHGRNSYGKDRQRITEHPNDPEVVERLKGAMIEVGAIIDYAASFGTLVLTRAYADWSSPVNAEYRSQLVARAVDLVQLFPAAAYAKNGADIRLAVDAVEDMFRLPDLTHVVIVAGDSDYVPLAQRCKRLGRYVIGVGVAGSTAKSLAAACDEFESYDSLPGVVRPTKAAPPVAVVEPAIVPEPEPEPAAKTKTAPKSRSRTKAATAAASAVPPALDEQGEATALLQRALRLGHDKTDADEWLHSSAVKTHMRRMDPSFSEKALGYRSFSDFLKSRGDIAELEETGHERLVKLRESAA, encoded by the coding sequence ATGGCTGAGACCACAGACGCCCGCGTCGCCGTCTACCTGGACTTCGACAACATCGTCATCTCCTGGTACGACCGCGTCCACGGCCGCAATTCCTACGGCAAGGACCGTCAGCGCATCACGGAGCATCCGAACGATCCCGAGGTCGTCGAGCGCCTGAAGGGCGCGATGATCGAAGTCGGCGCCATCATCGACTACGCGGCCTCCTTCGGCACACTCGTGCTCACTCGCGCCTACGCCGACTGGTCCTCACCCGTGAACGCCGAGTACCGCTCGCAGCTCGTGGCCCGCGCCGTCGACCTGGTGCAGCTGTTCCCCGCTGCCGCGTACGCGAAGAACGGCGCCGACATCCGTCTGGCGGTCGATGCCGTCGAGGACATGTTCCGGCTGCCCGACCTGACCCACGTCGTGATCGTCGCCGGCGACAGCGATTACGTGCCGCTCGCACAGCGCTGCAAGCGACTCGGCCGCTACGTGATCGGTGTCGGCGTCGCCGGTTCCACGGCGAAGTCCCTGGCTGCGGCCTGCGACGAGTTCGAGTCGTACGACTCCCTGCCCGGCGTGGTGCGGCCCACGAAGGCTGCGCCGCCGGTGGCGGTCGTCGAGCCGGCGATCGTCCCCGAGCCGGAGCCCGAACCCGCCGCCAAGACGAAGACCGCCCCGAAGAGCAGGTCGCGGACGAAGGCCGCAACGGCCGCAGCCTCCGCCGTGCCGCCTGCCCTCGATGAGCAGGGCGAAGCCACGGCACTTCTGCAGCGCGCTCTGCGCCTGGGCCACGACAAGACCGATGCCGACGAGTGGCTGCACAGCTCGGCCGTCAAGACGCACATGCGCCGAATGGACCCCTCGTTCAGCGAGAAGGCCCTCGGCTACCGTTCGTTTTCGGACTTCCTGAAATCGCGAGGCGACATCGCCGAGCTCGAGGAGACAGGACACGAGCGCCTGGTCAAGCTGCGCGAGTCCGCCGCCTGA
- the nrdF gene encoding class 1b ribonucleoside-diphosphate reductase subunit beta has translation MTPHPPLKLVDSVQAINWNRIQDDKDLEVWNRLVNNFWLPEKVPLSNDVQSWNTLTPEEQLLTMRVFTGLTLLDTIQGTVGAVSLIPDAITPHEEAVYTNIAFMESVHAKSYSSIFSTLASTKEIDEAFRWSTENPNLQKKAQIIMDYYQGDDPLKRKVASTLLESFLFYSGFYLPIYWSSKAKLTNTADLIRLIIRDEAVHGYYIGYKFQKGLENETEERRQELKDYTFNLMFELYDNEVQYTQDLYDGVGLTEDVKKFLHYNANKALMNLGYEAMFPSTVTNVNPAILSALSPNADENHDFFSGSGSSYVIGKAEATEDDDWDF, from the coding sequence ATGACTCCTCACCCCCCGCTCAAGCTGGTCGACAGCGTTCAGGCGATCAACTGGAACCGCATCCAGGACGACAAGGACCTCGAGGTCTGGAACCGTCTGGTGAACAACTTCTGGCTGCCCGAGAAGGTGCCGCTGTCGAACGACGTCCAGTCGTGGAACACGCTGACGCCCGAGGAGCAGTTGCTCACGATGCGCGTCTTCACCGGACTCACGCTGCTCGACACGATCCAGGGAACCGTGGGCGCCGTCTCGCTGATCCCGGACGCGATCACCCCGCACGAGGAGGCGGTGTACACCAACATCGCCTTCATGGAGTCGGTGCACGCGAAGAGCTACTCGTCCATCTTCTCGACGCTCGCGTCGACCAAGGAGATCGACGAGGCGTTCCGCTGGTCGACCGAGAATCCGAACCTTCAAAAGAAGGCTCAGATCATCATGGACTACTACCAGGGAGACGACCCGCTCAAGCGCAAGGTCGCCTCGACCCTGCTCGAGTCGTTCCTTTTCTACTCGGGCTTCTACCTGCCGATCTACTGGTCGTCCAAGGCGAAGCTGACGAACACGGCCGACCTCATCCGCCTCATCATCCGCGATGAGGCCGTGCACGGGTACTACATCGGCTACAAGTTCCAGAAGGGTCTCGAGAACGAGACCGAAGAGCGTCGTCAGGAACTGAAGGACTACACCTTCAACCTGATGTTCGAGCTCTACGACAACGAGGTGCAGTACACGCAGGACCTCTACGACGGCGTCGGCCTGACCGAGGACGTCAAGAAGTTCCTGCACTACAACGCCAACAAGGCTCTGATGAACCTCGGCTACGAGGCGATGTTCCCGTCGACCGTGACCAACGTGAACCCGGCGATCCTGTCGGCGCTCTCACCGAACGCCGACGAAAACCACGACTTCTTCTCGGGGTCAGGCTCGTCGTACGTGATCGGCAAGGCCGAGGCCACGGAAGACGACGACTGGGACTTCTGA
- a CDS encoding acyltransferase family protein, giving the protein MPAQLPARSGAVDLVRLIAVGAIVAGHAFTKEVTQDWLYTWHVAVFFILTGYLWKPGRMLSAEVSRRALSLGRPYVAAFAVLSVALVVVRPGDAITTIVGAAEGGRHAQMPFVTLWFVSALFFTAVLFRLLERLPNALQWAVGLAGAVIAWTWPEPLSRTPLGIGYVATCLIYLLIGDALRRARDRISRPLTAGAISLAVGVVLVSVGWAAPLDIKLGDNGTPVVSTLASSAISIGLVLLAEGIVRPGRFSRACTLLALPLLTVVLLHPLVLWLDVSPWAQFGIGLVVPLVLGLAALRTPLSPWITGQERVA; this is encoded by the coding sequence ATGCCTGCTCAGCTCCCCGCTCGTTCCGGAGCCGTCGACCTCGTCCGCCTCATCGCGGTGGGGGCGATCGTCGCCGGGCACGCCTTCACGAAAGAAGTCACTCAGGACTGGCTGTACACCTGGCATGTCGCGGTGTTCTTCATCCTGACCGGATATCTCTGGAAGCCGGGACGGATGCTGAGCGCCGAGGTCTCACGACGAGCGCTGAGCCTCGGTCGGCCTTACGTCGCCGCGTTCGCCGTGCTCTCGGTGGCGCTCGTCGTGGTGCGACCGGGCGACGCGATCACGACGATCGTCGGCGCCGCGGAGGGCGGACGCCACGCGCAGATGCCGTTCGTCACGCTGTGGTTCGTCTCGGCGCTGTTCTTCACGGCGGTGCTGTTCCGCCTGCTCGAGCGGCTTCCCAATGCGCTGCAGTGGGCGGTCGGCCTCGCCGGCGCCGTCATCGCATGGACCTGGCCGGAACCGCTCTCGCGCACGCCGCTCGGCATCGGCTACGTCGCGACTTGCCTCATCTACCTGCTGATCGGAGATGCGCTGCGCCGCGCGCGGGACCGGATCTCCCGTCCCCTTACCGCCGGCGCGATCTCGCTCGCGGTGGGCGTGGTTCTCGTCTCCGTCGGCTGGGCGGCGCCTCTGGACATCAAGCTCGGCGACAACGGCACGCCGGTGGTCTCGACCCTCGCGTCGAGCGCCATCTCGATCGGTCTGGTCCTCCTCGCCGAGGGGATCGTGCGGCCCGGCCGATTCTCGAGAGCGTGCACTCTCCTGGCGCTGCCGCTGCTCACGGTGGTGCTGCTGCATCCGCTCGTGCTCTGGCTCGATGTCTCGCCCTGGGCGCAGTTCGGGATCGGGCTCGTCGTGCCCCTCGTGCTCGGTCTCGCGGCGCTGCGCACGCCCCTGTCCCCGTGGATCACGGGGCAGGAGCGCGTCGCGTGA
- a CDS encoding DUF6458 family protein, with translation MTIGTGIVLFVIGAILTFALDIQLEGVNLDMIGYILMAAGAVAFLIGLILLLVRRDRPRGTTVVEDDVL, from the coding sequence ATGACCATCGGAACCGGAATCGTGCTGTTCGTGATCGGCGCCATCCTCACGTTCGCACTCGACATCCAGCTCGAGGGCGTGAACCTCGACATGATCGGCTACATCCTGATGGCAGCAGGCGCCGTCGCCTTCCTCATCGGGCTCATCCTCCTCCTCGTCCGCCGCGATCGCCCGCGCGGGACGACGGTGGTCGAGGACGACGTCCTCTGA
- a CDS encoding aldo/keto reductase: MKTVPFGTATAPAVISGMMRIDSKTDAEIRALYDAARGAGIDFFDHADIYGGRMHYCEERFAEALALSGDEREEIVLQTKCGILPAQGMFDFSYEHIMTQVDGSLKALRTDYIDVLLLHRPDALVEPEEVARAFDELETSGKVRAFGVSNHTPRQIDLLQTAVRQPIVANQLQLSITHAPIIAQPVAANMASEDQSVVRDGGGIVEYCRIKGITVQAWSPFQGGFFTGVFLGNPEYAELNTVIDRLAASHGVTPIAIATAWITRHPAKMQVVLGTTTPERVQDAAAGADIELTRAEWYELFRAAGHLLP, from the coding sequence ATGAAGACAGTACCGTTCGGCACCGCCACCGCCCCGGCCGTCATCTCCGGAATGATGCGCATCGACAGCAAGACGGATGCCGAGATCCGCGCACTGTATGACGCGGCTCGCGGAGCGGGGATCGACTTCTTCGACCACGCGGACATCTACGGCGGGCGCATGCACTATTGCGAGGAGCGGTTCGCCGAAGCCCTGGCGCTGAGCGGCGACGAGCGCGAGGAGATCGTGCTGCAGACCAAATGCGGCATCTTGCCCGCCCAGGGCATGTTCGACTTCTCGTACGAGCACATCATGACTCAGGTCGACGGCTCGCTGAAAGCGCTGCGCACCGACTACATCGACGTGCTGCTGCTGCACCGACCTGACGCACTCGTCGAACCGGAGGAGGTCGCTCGGGCCTTCGACGAGTTGGAGACGTCGGGCAAGGTCCGCGCCTTCGGCGTCTCGAACCACACGCCGCGGCAGATCGACCTGCTGCAGACCGCGGTGCGGCAGCCGATCGTCGCCAACCAGCTGCAGCTGTCGATCACGCACGCGCCGATCATCGCCCAGCCGGTCGCCGCGAACATGGCGAGCGAGGATCAGAGCGTGGTGCGCGACGGCGGCGGCATCGTCGAGTACTGCCGCATCAAGGGCATCACGGTGCAGGCATGGTCGCCCTTCCAAGGCGGATTCTTCACCGGCGTGTTCCTCGGCAACCCCGAGTACGCCGAACTCAACACCGTCATCGACCGGCTCGCGGCATCTCACGGCGTCACGCCGATCGCGATCGCGACCGCGTGGATCACGCGTCATCCGGCGAAGATGCAGGTCGTGCTCGGCACCACGACGCCCGAACGGGTGCAGGATGCCGCAGCCGGCGCCGACATCGAGCTGACCAGAGCCGAGTGGTACGAGCTGTTCCGGGCCGCAGGACACCTCCTCCCCTGA
- the nrdE gene encoding class 1b ribonucleoside-diphosphate reductase subunit alpha, whose product MDYHALNAMLNLYDANGKIQFDADKRAAREYFLQHVNQNTVFFHSLKERLDYLVEKEYYEGAVLEKYPFEFIQKLNDLAYSKKFRFETFLGAFKYYTSYTLKTFDGKRYLERFEDRVVMTALALADGDEQVAVNLVEEIISGRFQPATPTFLNAGKAQRGELVSCFLLRIEDNMESIARGINSALQLSKRGGGVALLLSNIRESGAPIKQIENQSSGIIPVMKLLEDSFSYANQLGARQGAGAVYLNAHHPDIMRFLDTKRENADEKIRIKTLSLGVVVPDITFELAKNDEDMYLFSPYDVEKVYGVPFGDVSVTEKYREMVDDPRIKKTKINAREFFQTIAEIQFESGYPYIMFEDTVNKANPIKGRINMSNLCSEILQVNTPTTYNEDLSYDQIGKDISCNLGSMNIALAMDGGDLGATVETAIRGLTAVSNQSHIASVRSIEDGNDRSHAIGLGQMNLHGYLAREHVYYGSEEGIDFTNIYFYTVLFHALRASNKLAIERGVAFDGFEDSTYASGAFFDKYIDQEWVPATDKVKEMFAGQFIPTQADWAELKESVQKHGIYNQNLQAVPPTGSISYINNSTSSIHPIASKIEIRKEGKLGRVYYPAAFMTNDNLEYYQDAYEIGYEKVIDTYAAATQHVDQGLSLTLFFKDTATTRDINRAQIYAWRKGIKTIYYIRLRQMALEGTDMAECVSCML is encoded by the coding sequence ATGGATTATCACGCCCTCAACGCGATGCTCAACCTGTACGACGCGAACGGCAAGATCCAGTTCGACGCCGACAAGCGGGCCGCGCGGGAGTACTTCCTGCAGCACGTGAACCAGAACACGGTGTTCTTCCACTCGCTCAAGGAGCGTCTGGACTATCTCGTCGAGAAGGAGTACTACGAGGGCGCCGTCCTCGAGAAGTACCCCTTCGAGTTCATCCAGAAGCTCAACGACCTCGCGTACTCGAAGAAGTTCCGGTTCGAGACCTTCCTCGGCGCGTTCAAGTACTACACCAGCTACACGCTGAAGACCTTCGACGGCAAGCGCTACCTCGAGCGCTTCGAGGACCGCGTCGTGATGACCGCTCTGGCCCTGGCCGACGGTGACGAGCAGGTCGCGGTCAACCTCGTCGAGGAGATCATCTCCGGGCGCTTCCAGCCGGCCACCCCGACCTTCCTCAACGCGGGCAAGGCCCAGCGCGGTGAGCTGGTCAGCTGCTTCCTGCTGCGCATCGAAGACAACATGGAGTCGATCGCCCGCGGCATCAACTCCGCCCTGCAGCTCTCCAAGCGCGGCGGCGGCGTGGCGCTTCTGCTGTCGAACATCCGCGAGTCGGGCGCTCCGATCAAGCAGATCGAGAATCAGTCCAGCGGCATCATCCCCGTGATGAAGCTCCTCGAAGACAGCTTCAGCTACGCCAATCAATTGGGCGCACGTCAGGGCGCCGGTGCGGTGTACCTCAACGCGCACCACCCCGACATCATGCGCTTCCTCGACACCAAGCGCGAGAACGCCGACGAGAAGATCCGCATCAAGACCCTCTCGCTGGGCGTCGTCGTGCCGGACATCACGTTCGAGCTCGCGAAGAACGACGAGGACATGTACCTGTTCTCGCCGTACGACGTCGAGAAGGTCTACGGCGTGCCGTTCGGCGACGTCTCGGTCACCGAGAAGTACCGCGAGATGGTCGACGACCCGCGCATCAAGAAGACCAAGATCAACGCGCGCGAGTTCTTCCAGACCATCGCCGAGATCCAGTTCGAGTCGGGTTACCCGTACATCATGTTCGAGGACACGGTGAACAAGGCGAACCCGATCAAGGGCCGCATCAACATGTCCAACCTCTGCAGCGAGATCCTGCAGGTCAACACGCCGACCACGTACAACGAGGACCTCTCGTACGACCAGATCGGCAAGGACATCTCCTGCAACCTCGGCTCGATGAACATCGCGCTGGCGATGGACGGCGGCGACCTCGGTGCGACCGTCGAGACCGCGATCCGCGGACTCACCGCGGTGAGCAACCAGAGCCACATCGCCTCGGTCCGCTCGATCGAGGACGGCAACGACCGCTCCCACGCGATCGGCCTCGGTCAGATGAACCTGCACGGCTACCTCGCTCGTGAGCACGTGTACTACGGCTCCGAAGAGGGCATCGACTTCACGAACATCTACTTCTACACGGTGCTCTTCCACGCGCTGCGTGCATCGAACAAGCTCGCGATCGAGCGCGGTGTCGCCTTCGACGGCTTCGAGGACTCCACGTACGCGTCGGGCGCCTTCTTCGACAAGTACATCGACCAGGAGTGGGTCCCCGCGACCGACAAGGTCAAGGAGATGTTCGCCGGACAGTTCATCCCGACGCAGGCCGACTGGGCCGAGCTGAAGGAGTCCGTCCAGAAGCACGGCATCTACAACCAGAACCTGCAGGCCGTCCCGCCGACCGGCTCGATCTCGTACATCAACAACTCGACGAGCTCGATCCACCCGATCGCGTCGAAGATCGAGATCCGCAAGGAAGGCAAGCTCGGCCGCGTCTACTACCCGGCCGCGTTCATGACGAACGACAACCTGGAGTACTACCAGGACGCATACGAGATCGGCTACGAGAAGGTCATCGACACCTACGCGGCCGCCACGCAGCACGTCGACCAGGGCCTGTCGCTGACGCTGTTCTTCAAGGACACCGCCACCACGCGCGACATCAACCGGGCGCAGATCTACGCATGGCGCAAGGGCATCAAGACGATCTACTACATCCGTCTGCGTCAGATGGCACTGGAGGGCACCGACATGGCCGAGTGCGTCTCCTGCATGCTCTGA
- a CDS encoding epimerase, whose translation MNTGRVVIGGSSGFMGQYLLPRLREAGREVVTISRSNADIAWGDQDAIDRAVDGSSLVVGLAGKSVNCRYTAENRAEIFRSRLDTTKALSGAIARAENPPALWVNSSTATIYRHAEDRPMTESTGEIGTGFSVEVAKAWEKALFADYLPTTRRVALRSTIVLGHGGVLGPLKNLARLGLGGAQHDGWWPVSRARRAAGTAHLTGARRGRQRFSWVHVDDVARIIDFLEEHPELDGPVNAASPNPVDNTTFMATVRAVLGARIGPPMPRWMLEIGAIGIRTETELILKSRWVLPEKLSAAGFEFRYPTLEAAVRESFDR comes from the coding sequence GTGAACACAGGACGCGTCGTGATCGGCGGCTCCAGCGGATTCATGGGGCAGTACCTGCTGCCCCGATTGCGCGAAGCAGGACGCGAGGTCGTGACGATCTCGCGATCGAACGCCGACATCGCCTGGGGTGATCAGGACGCGATCGATCGAGCCGTCGACGGCTCCTCGCTCGTGGTCGGTCTGGCCGGCAAGAGCGTGAACTGCCGATACACAGCGGAGAACCGCGCCGAGATCTTCCGCTCGCGTCTCGACACGACGAAGGCCTTGAGCGGGGCGATCGCGAGAGCCGAGAACCCGCCCGCGCTGTGGGTGAACTCCTCCACCGCGACGATCTACCGCCACGCCGAGGATCGTCCGATGACGGAGTCGACCGGCGAGATCGGCACCGGGTTCTCCGTCGAGGTCGCGAAGGCCTGGGAGAAGGCGCTGTTCGCCGACTACCTGCCCACGACCCGCCGCGTGGCACTGCGCAGCACGATCGTGCTCGGCCACGGCGGCGTCCTCGGTCCGCTGAAGAATCTCGCGCGACTCGGCCTCGGCGGAGCCCAGCACGACGGATGGTGGCCGGTGAGCAGGGCCCGGCGAGCGGCCGGCACCGCGCATCTGACCGGTGCCAGACGCGGTCGACAGCGGTTCAGCTGGGTGCACGTCGACGACGTCGCGCGCATCATCGACTTCCTGGAGGAGCATCCGGAGCTCGACGGCCCCGTGAACGCGGCATCCCCGAACCCGGTCGACAACACGACCTTCATGGCCACGGTGCGCGCGGTGCTGGGGGCCCGCATCGGGCCGCCGATGCCCCGATGGATGCTCGAGATCGGGGCGATCGGCATCCGCACCGAGACCGAGCTGATCCTCAAGAGCCGATGGGTGCTGCCCGAGAAGCTCAGCGCAGCCGGCTTCGAATTCCGCTATCCGACGCTGGAAGCCGCAGTCAGAGAGTCATTCGACCGCTAG